ACTGTTGGTTTCTACTGCTGATAGTCTAGAACATCCTGAATGGCGATCCTAAATAATATCATAATAATATAGAACAGTAATTAACAATTCAAAATTGCATGATCACCATAAGAACGCAAGAGTCCACACCTGTAACAATGCCAGTTGAGTTGCCAGTGCTGTGGCTTCTCTCTGCATGAATTGCACCTTCCGCTCAAGTTCAGAAATATAACgcatctttctttcttttgatcTTGCTGCTGACTGTCTATTATTTATAATCCTATCATATGATTCACCAGGTAACAGTCAGAGTAGGTAATTAAGTACTTCTGGAACAAAAGAACTAACTGTGCTTCATATTTCAGGCCCAAAAAGAAAATGTTTATTTCGCAAGCTATTCTGGTCCTATCCCATTATCCTTACAGCTTCATTTCTTATTGGGCACCAGTTTTATCAAGAAAAAACAACACACAAGGATATCATTTTAAATAAGTTAAATTACATTGATTAAATTTTGGTTGGCGGAAATGAACTCTGAATGATATCTCAATAAGAGAAAATCCACTTGATGAGTTTGTAAAAAATTCCCCATATCCACTCCATGTGTTTCATGCCATCAATTTTGCATCAGTTACAGAATCATCATGCAACAACTCAAACCAGAACAAGAATCGCTGCCCAAAAAGTAGAAAATCCATCTACTTAAACGAATTAATGACAAAATAGCATTCGATTGTGCAACACATTCAGATGAACGAAAGATAATCTAACAGATGAAATTACATAAAGAACAAACAAAAGAAACCCACAAAAATAATACCTTTTTGCCTTCTTGGGGTCGATGAGCGCGAGTTCGGCGAGCTTTGCGGCGGACATTGCCTTCTTCGCCTCTGCCGGCGACACGCCCTCCATCGCCGATGTCCCAAACAGATTCTCCGTGTCGATGGAGCTCGAGGCGTCCATCGAATGCCTCTGATGATGCTTCGGCCTGAGCCCTGCCCCAGGCGCGGAAGACGTCTGCGTCGCCTCTCCCCCAACCGCCGCCATGGCGCACGATGACTCCGACTCCGATGCCCCGCACCGCGAATTCAGCTTCTCGACGTCGAGGAACATGGAGAAGAGCTCCTCCTCGTTCTCGTCCGACAGCGCGagcccgtcgccggcgccgggggcgcCGAGGTCCAGGTCTTCGGGGAGGCCGATGATGTCCGAgagcgcgcgccggtggccgggCTTGCGCATGGGGGAGTCCGGCAT
The Panicum virgatum strain AP13 chromosome 6N, P.virgatum_v5, whole genome shotgun sequence genome window above contains:
- the LOC120680031 gene encoding transcription factor RF2a-like, producing the protein MDMDKTPIPGGGGGGCAGNVPAMQSSCDAVAASPAPHTECDISRMPDSPMRKPGHRRALSDIIGLPEDLDLGAPGAGDGLALSDENEEELFSMFLDVEKLNSRCGASESESSCAMAAVGGEATQTSSAPGAGLRPKHHQRHSMDASSSIDTENLFGTSAMEGVSPAEAKKAMSAAKLAELALIDPKKAKRIINNRQSAARSKERKMRYISELERKVQFMQREATALATQLALLQRDTAGLTAENSELKIRLQNTEQQVHLQDALNEALKSELQRLKMATGQMGTSGGGAMNLGTSPHPFALSQQVFHPNQAMPPSLAMQQQHPNQPLHPLQTQQLQQAALNLNMKGPAPAPNQWQWGDAWSESSSS